Proteins encoded in a region of the Paenibacillus pedocola genome:
- a CDS encoding response regulator gives MWKVLLVEDEVFVRESVREIIAWEELGFTVSGEAGNGAEALDMIRQDTPDLVISDIIMPEMDGVELLRRTREEGYSSRFVMLTCMSDFEYVRQAMEYGASNYILKLSMSVNSLRETLQKISKELPKPSPAGGRDTRSSSAEPPPLLPEEVTSHPEIQKILQYLHANYDQDITVKSMSQYVMMAENYVSTLFKRKTGQTLIHYLHQIRVNQAIEYLLHSDMPVYEIGNRVGFVNDNYFIKIFKRLTSQTPSQFRQANKDKQQPIRM, from the coding sequence ATGTGGAAAGTACTGCTGGTCGAGGATGAGGTATTTGTGCGGGAATCGGTACGGGAGATCATCGCCTGGGAAGAGCTGGGCTTTACCGTCAGCGGAGAAGCAGGAAATGGCGCAGAAGCGCTGGACATGATCCGCCAGGATACGCCTGACCTGGTCATCAGCGATATCATCATGCCGGAAATGGATGGTGTGGAGCTGCTCCGAAGAACCCGGGAAGAAGGCTACTCCTCCCGTTTTGTGATGCTTACCTGTATGAGCGACTTCGAATATGTCCGGCAGGCGATGGAATACGGTGCCTCCAACTATATTTTGAAGCTGTCCATGAGTGTGAATTCGCTGCGCGAGACGCTGCAGAAGATCAGCAAGGAACTGCCGAAGCCCAGTCCGGCCGGAGGCAGGGATACCCGGAGCTCATCCGCTGAGCCGCCGCCCCTGCTTCCTGAGGAGGTCACCTCCCATCCGGAAATCCAGAAGATTCTGCAGTACCTGCACGCCAACTATGACCAGGATATTACTGTAAAGTCGATGTCCCAGTATGTCATGATGGCCGAGAATTATGTCAGCACGCTTTTCAAAAGGAAGACCGGGCAGACCCTGATCCATTATCTGCACCAAATCCGCGTCAATCAGGCGATAGAATATCTTCTTCATTCCGACATGCCCGTATACGAGATCGGAAACCGGGTCGGATTCGTCAACGATAATTACTTCATCAAAATATTCAAGCGCCTCACCTCGCAGACGCCCAGCCAGTTCAGACAGGCAAACAAAGACAAGCAGCAGCCAATCAGGATGTAA